A portion of the Bombina bombina isolate aBomBom1 chromosome 9, aBomBom1.pri, whole genome shotgun sequence genome contains these proteins:
- the LOC128639894 gene encoding poly [ADP-ribose] polymerase 1-like, with translation MAEASEKLYRAEYAKSGRASCKKCGDNIAKESLRLAIMVQSPMFDGKVPHWYHYSCFWKRARVLSHGDIDGFTELRWDDQDKIKKAIETGGATADKGGASEGGKGTMTLNDFAAEYAKSNRSTCKGCEEKIEKGQVRLSKKSIDVERPQLGMIDRWYHPDCFVSRREELGFLPSYSATQLKGFNIIGAEDKEILKNKLPAVKNEGKRKADEIDGSAVAKKKQKKEKEKEAKLEKLMKDQSELIWSIKDELKKVCSTNDLKELLIANKQEVPSGETNILGRVSDGMAFGALLPCAECKGQFVFKGDAYYCTGDISAWTKCVAKTQTPDRKDWVIPKEFHEVPYLKKFKFKRQDWALPPSAAPAPVSPPVTAKSAPAVEEPAPAGKPLTNIKVLTLGKLSKNKDEIKTLIEEMGGKTTGSVNKATLCISTQKEIEKMSKKMEEIKVANVRVVNDGFLSELQSGKSLQDLLSQHGISSWGAEIKEEVVKEAAPKQKSTGTPAGKSTGKVKQEQASSKAEKKMKLMVKGGAAIDPDSGLENSCHVLEKNSKIFSATLGLVDITRGTNSYYKLQLIEHDRDTRYWVFRSWGRVGTVIGSNKLEEMPSKEDAIDHFLNLYQEKTGNSWHSTNFTKYPNKFYPLEIDYGQEEDVVKKLSVGAGTKSKLPKPVQELIKMIFDVESMKKAMVEFEIDLQKMPLGKLSKRQIQSAYSLLNEVQQAVSDGGGEARLLDLSNRFYTLIPHDFGMKKPPLLDNLDYIQAKVQMLDNLLDIEVAYSLLRGGTDDGQKDPIDVKYEKIKTDIKVVDQDSEESKIIKQYVKNTHAATHNAYDLEVLDIFKIDREGEKQRYRPFKQLHNRQLLWHGSRATNFAGILSQGLRIAPPEAPVTGYMFGKGIYFADMVSKSANYCHTSPNNPIGFILLGEVALGNMHELKTAGQITKLPKGLHSVKGLGRTAPDPAATVQLDGVDVPLGPGVSTMISDSSLLYNEYIVYDIAQVNLKYLLKLKFNYRSSLW, from the coding sequence ATGGCCGAGGCCTCCGAGAAACTCTACCGGGCTGAGTACGCCAAGAGCGGACGGGCCTCCTGCAAGAAATGCGGAGACAACATTGCCAAGGAGTCTCTGCGGTTGGCAATTATGGTGCAGTCTCCAATGTTTGATGGAAAAGTCCCACACTGGTATCATTACTCTTGTTTCTGGAAGCGCGCCCGAGTTTTATCCCATGGGGATATTGATGGTTTTACCGAACTGCGATGGGATGATCAGGATAAAATTAAAAAGGCAATTGAAACGGGTGGCGCTACAGCAGACAAAGGTGGTGCTTCTGAGGGAGGCAAAGGAACTATGACTTTGAATGATTTTGCAGCTGAATATGCAAAGTCCAACAGAAGCACTTGCAAAGGCTGTGAAGAGAAAATAGAGAAGGGTCAAGTCCGTCTTTCAAAGAAGAGCATCGATGTGGAGCGACCTCAGCTTGGGATGATTGATCGGTGGTACCACCCAGACTGTTTTGTGAGCCgcagagaggaactgggcttcctTCCTTCATACAGCGCCACTCAGCTCAAGGGTTTTAACATAATCGGTGCAGAAGACAAGGAGATTCTGAAGAACAAGCTGCCGGCGGTTAAGAACGAGGGGAAGAGAAAGGCAGATGAAATAGACGGATCTGCTGTAGCCAAAAAGAAgcagaagaaagagaaagaaaaggaagcCAAGCTGGAGAAGTTAATGAAGGATCAGTCAGAGCTAATTTGGAGTATTAAAGATGAGCTTAAGAAAGTGTGTAGTACCAACGATCTTAAGGAGCTCCTTATAGCCAACAAGCAGGAAGTGCCATCAGGAGAAACCAATATCCTGGGCAGGGTGTCGGACGGAATGGCCTTTGGAGCACTTCTTCCTTGTGCAGAGTGTAAGGGACAGTTTGTTTTCAAAGGAGATGCTTACTACTGTACAGGGGACATCAGCGCCTGGACCAAATGTGTTGCTAAAACACAGACTCCAGACAGAAAGGACTGGGTGATACCTAAGGAGTTCCATGAGGTCCCCTATCTGAAGAAATTCAAATTTAAAAGGCAGGACTGGGCCTTGCCTCCATCAGCTGCCCCTGCACCTGTGAGTCCCCCGGTCACTGCCAAGTCTGCCCCTGCAGTGGAAGAGCCTGCGCCAGCTGGAAAACCATTGACCAATATCAAAGTTTTGACACTTGGAAAGCTGTCCAAGAACAAGgatgaaattaagactttaattgAAGAAATGGGTGGAAAAACCACCGGATCTGTAAATAAGGCCACACTTTGCATTAGCACTCAGAAGGAAATAGAGAAGATGAGTAAAAAAATGGAAGAAATAAAAGTTGCCAATGTCCGGGTAGTGAACGATGGTTTCCTGAGTGAATTGCAGTCTGGGAAGAGCCTTCAGGACTTACTGTCACAGCATGGGATCTCCTCTTGGGGAGCAGAAATAAAGGAGGAGGTGGTGAAAGAGGCTGCACCAAAGCAGAAATCCACCGGGACCCCTGCAGGGAAGAGCACGGGAAAAGTGAAACAAGAGCAGGCAAGCAGCAAGGCTGAGAAGAAAATGAAGTTAATGGTTAAAGGGGGAGCAGCAATTGACCCAGACTCTGGACTTGAAAATTCATGTCATGTTCTGGAAAAAAATAGCAAAATCTTCAGTGCTACCCTAGGTTTAGTAGATATTACCCGAGGAACAAATTCTTATTACAAACTACAGCTCATTGAGCATGACAGAGATACCAGATATTGGGTGTTTAGGTCTTGGGGAAGGGTTGGCACAGTTATAGGCAGCAACAAGCTAGAAGAGATGCCATCCAAAGAAGATGCTATTGACCATTTCCTCAATCTGTACCAAGAGAAAACTGGCAACTCCTGGCACTCCACCAACTTTACAAAGTATCCCAACAAATTCTACCCTCTGGAGAtagattatggacaggaggaggaCGTAGTGAAGAAGCTTTCAGTGGGTGCTGGCACAAAATCAAAGCTTCCTAAACCAGTTCAAGAGCTCATTAAGATGATATTCGATGTAGAAAGTATGAAGAAAGCCATGGTGGAGTTTGAGATAGATCTTCAGAAAATGCCCTTGGGAAAACTGAGCAAACGTCAGATTCAGAGTGCCTACTCTCTGCTTAATGAAGTACAGCAGGCTGTGtcagatggaggtggtgaagcccGTTTACTTGATCTTTCCAATCGCTTCTATACGCTCATACCTCATGACTTTGGAATGAAAAAGCCACCACTGCTGGACAATTTAGACTATATCCAGGCAAAGGTACAGATGCTGGATAATCTCCTTGATATTGAAGTTGCTTACAGTCTCCTCAGAGGTGGAACAGATGATGGACAGAAGGATCCCATAGATGTCAAGTATGAAAAAATCAAGACTGACATTAAGGTCGTTGACCAGGATTCAGAAGAGTCCAAGATTATCAAACAGTACGTGAAGAACACACATGCTGCTACGCACAATGCTTATGATCTTGAAGTCCTTGATATCTTCAAGATTGACCGTGAAGGAGAGAAGCAGAGGTATAGGCCATTTAAGCAGCTACACAATCGCCAGCTACTTTGGCACGGTTCCCGCGCTACTAACTTTGCTGGGATTTTGTCCCAGGGTTTGCGCATTGCTCCACCAGAAGCACCTGTTACTGGATACATGTTTGGTAAAGGTATTTATTTTGCGGACATGGTCTCTAAAAGTGCAAACTACTGTCACACTTCGCCGAATAATCCAATAGGATTTATTCTTTTGGGAGAAGTCGCCCTTGGAAACATGCATGAGCTGAAAACAGCTGgacaaattacaaaattacctaaagGGTTGCACAGTGTGAAAGGTTTAGGCAGAACTGCACCTGATCCTGCTGCCACTGTTCAGCTTGATGGAGTAGATGTTCCTCTGGGGCCAGGTGTTTCTACAATGATTAGTGATTCTAGTTTGTTATACAATGAATATATTGTTTATGATATTGCGCAAGTCAACCTGAAGTACCTGCTAAAGCTAAAATTCAACTACAGAAGCTCTCTGTGGTGA